A DNA window from Moorella thermoacetica contains the following coding sequences:
- the thrS gene encoding threonine--tRNA ligase, translating into MRITLPDGTVKEYAPGTTALQVARDISPRLAREALAARVNGEVWDLTRPLPEECQLELLTFADEGGRLAYRHTAAHVLAQAVKHLFPGTELGIGPAITDGFYYDFDSEHKFTPEDLTALEAEMQRIIKADLPLERREVSREEALELFRRLGEPYKVELINDLPEGVPISTYRQGDFIDLCAGPHLPSTGYLKAVKLTSLAGAYWRGSERNPMLQRIYGTAFPKAKDLEEYLHRLEEARKRDHRRLGAQLGIFSLHEEGPGFPFFHHKGMIIRNELEQFWREEHRRAGYLEIRTPVILSRTLWEQSGHWDHYRENMYFTKIDGADYAIKPMNCPGAILVYKTEQHSYRDLPLRLAELGLVHRHEKSGVLHGLMRVRAFTQDDSHIFMLPSQIASEIQGVIDLVDRFYNLFGFKYHVELSTRPDNAMGSEEIWETATSALRQALEAKGMPYAVNEGDGAFYGPKIDFHLEDSLGRTWQCGTIQLDFLMPEKFDLTYIGEDGQKHRPVMIHRVVFGSIERFIGILIEHYGGSFPVWLAPVQVRVLPITDRHNDYAFKVRAELIRAGIRAEVNDRNDKIGYKIRAAQMEHIPYMLVVGDKEAAEGTVAVRERQAGDTGRVPLAEFIARVTREISRRE; encoded by the coding sequence ATGCGCATAACTCTACCTGACGGTACAGTAAAGGAGTATGCCCCCGGCACCACAGCCCTGCAGGTTGCCAGGGATATTTCCCCCAGGTTGGCCCGGGAGGCCCTGGCGGCGCGGGTCAATGGAGAGGTCTGGGATCTGACCCGTCCCCTGCCGGAGGAGTGCCAGCTGGAACTCCTGACCTTTGCCGACGAAGGCGGGCGTCTCGCCTACCGCCACACGGCGGCCCACGTTCTGGCCCAGGCTGTCAAGCACCTTTTCCCGGGTACTGAACTGGGCATCGGGCCGGCTATAACCGACGGGTTTTATTACGACTTTGACAGTGAGCATAAATTCACCCCTGAAGACCTGACGGCCCTTGAGGCTGAGATGCAGAGGATTATCAAGGCCGACCTGCCCCTGGAACGGCGGGAGGTGAGCCGGGAGGAAGCCCTGGAGCTATTCCGGCGGCTGGGCGAGCCTTATAAGGTTGAGCTTATTAACGACCTGCCGGAGGGGGTGCCCATCAGCACCTACCGCCAGGGTGACTTCATCGACCTTTGCGCCGGCCCCCACCTCCCCAGCACCGGTTACCTGAAGGCTGTAAAGCTTACCAGCCTGGCCGGGGCCTACTGGCGTGGCAGCGAAAGAAATCCCATGCTCCAACGCATTTACGGTACCGCCTTCCCTAAAGCAAAAGACCTGGAGGAGTACCTGCACCGTCTGGAAGAGGCCCGCAAGAGGGACCACCGCCGCCTGGGAGCCCAGCTGGGGATCTTCAGCCTCCATGAGGAAGGTCCAGGCTTTCCTTTCTTCCATCACAAGGGTATGATTATCCGTAACGAACTGGAACAGTTCTGGCGGGAGGAGCACCGCCGTGCCGGCTACCTGGAGATTCGCACCCCGGTTATTTTAAGCCGTACCCTCTGGGAGCAGTCGGGTCACTGGGACCACTACCGGGAGAATATGTACTTCACCAAAATTGACGGGGCTGACTATGCCATCAAGCCCATGAACTGTCCCGGCGCCATCCTGGTTTATAAAACCGAGCAGCACAGCTACCGCGACCTGCCCCTGCGCCTGGCAGAGCTGGGGCTGGTCCATCGCCACGAGAAATCGGGTGTCCTTCACGGCCTGATGCGGGTACGGGCCTTCACCCAGGACGATTCCCACATCTTTATGCTGCCCTCCCAGATTGCCAGCGAGATCCAGGGAGTTATCGACCTGGTGGACCGTTTCTACAATCTTTTCGGCTTCAAGTACCACGTAGAGCTTTCCACCCGGCCGGACAATGCCATGGGCTCGGAGGAAATATGGGAAACGGCTACCAGCGCCCTGCGCCAGGCCCTGGAGGCCAAGGGCATGCCTTACGCCGTCAATGAAGGCGATGGCGCCTTCTACGGCCCCAAGATTGATTTCCATCTGGAGGATTCCCTGGGCCGTACCTGGCAGTGCGGCACCATCCAGCTGGACTTCCTCATGCCCGAAAAGTTCGATCTGACCTACATCGGTGAAGACGGCCAAAAGCATCGGCCGGTTATGATCCACCGGGTGGTCTTCGGTAGCATTGAGCGCTTTATCGGCATCCTCATTGAACACTACGGCGGTTCCTTCCCGGTCTGGCTGGCGCCGGTACAGGTGCGGGTGCTACCCATTACCGACCGCCACAACGATTACGCCTTTAAAGTCAGGGCGGAACTGATCCGGGCCGGCATCCGGGCGGAGGTGAACGACCGCAACGACAAAATCGGCTACAAGATCCGGGCCGCCCAGATGGAGCATATACCCTATATGCTGGTAGTGGGGGATAAGGAAGCGGCCGAAGGCACCGTGGCCGTGCGGGAACGGCAGGCCGGGGATACCGGCAGGGTACCCCTGGCAGAGTTTATTGCCAGGGTCACCAGGGAGATAAGCAGGCGGGAATAA
- a CDS encoding DUF445 domain-containing protein: MYIYGRWIVIPLIGAFIGWVTNVLAIRLLFRPHRPFQFLFWTFQGLIPKRRAEIAANVARVVDKDLLPLGEVLEHLRTPALEEKITELVVEVARRRLTERLPSFIPAGLKEAASKTIEETLRREIPPALEELEGELTSSISSFSLGDLVAEKINKLDLHQVENLIVEVAGRELRYIELLGGVLGFFIGLVQAFVAGR, encoded by the coding sequence ATGTATATTTATGGACGCTGGATTGTAATTCCCCTAATTGGGGCCTTTATAGGGTGGGTAACAAATGTCCTGGCTATTCGCCTTTTATTTCGTCCCCACCGCCCGTTCCAGTTTCTCTTCTGGACCTTCCAGGGATTGATCCCTAAAAGGCGGGCCGAGATTGCCGCCAATGTCGCCCGGGTGGTCGACAAAGACCTGCTCCCCCTGGGAGAAGTACTGGAGCACTTGCGCACCCCAGCCCTGGAAGAGAAGATAACCGAACTGGTGGTAGAGGTGGCCCGGCGGCGGTTGACGGAACGCCTGCCTTCTTTTATTCCAGCTGGTTTAAAGGAAGCGGCCAGCAAGACAATCGAAGAAACCCTGCGCCGGGAAATCCCCCCGGCCCTGGAGGAACTGGAAGGGGAATTGACCTCGTCTATTTCCTCCTTCTCCCTGGGAGATCTGGTGGCCGAAAAGATCAACAAGCTGGATCTGCACCAGGTCGAGAATCTAATTGTGGAGGTAGCCGGCCGGGAGCTGCGGTACATAGAACTCCTGGGTGGTGTCCTGGGCTTCTTTATCGGCCTGGTCCAGGCCTTCGTGGCCGGGCGGTAG